A portion of the Deinococcus planocerae genome contains these proteins:
- the fabG gene encoding 3-oxoacyl-[acyl-carrier-protein] reductase, translating to MTQPQKVALVTGSSRGLGRATALSLARAGFGVAVHYGRNQSEAERVAEEIRALGVPAQVFGADLSTPANASTLVEDVIKAMGRLDVLVNNAGITRDTLAVRMKDEDWDAVLDTNLGSAFAASRAAIKHMMRARTGRIVNIASVVGLMGNPGQANYVASKAGLIGLTKALAKEYGGRGITVNAVAPGFIESDMTAGLPEDVQKTYLGGIPLGRFGQPGEVAALVAFLASDAAGYITGQVIGVDGGLYPH from the coding sequence ATGACCCAACCCCAGAAAGTCGCCCTCGTCACCGGTTCCAGCCGGGGCCTCGGGCGCGCGACGGCCCTCTCGCTCGCACGCGCGGGCTTCGGCGTAGCGGTGCATTACGGCAGGAATCAATCGGAGGCCGAACGCGTGGCCGAGGAAATTCGCGCCCTCGGCGTGCCCGCGCAGGTGTTCGGCGCCGACCTCTCCACGCCCGCCAACGCGAGCACACTCGTCGAGGACGTGATCAAGGCGATGGGACGTCTCGACGTGCTCGTGAACAATGCCGGGATCACGCGGGACACCCTCGCCGTCCGCATGAAGGACGAGGACTGGGACGCCGTTCTCGACACCAACCTGGGCAGCGCCTTCGCCGCCAGCCGCGCCGCGATCAAGCACATGATGCGCGCGCGCACGGGCCGCATCGTCAACATCGCCTCCGTGGTGGGCCTGATGGGCAACCCCGGCCAGGCCAACTACGTCGCCAGCAAGGCGGGGCTGATCGGCCTGACCAAGGCGCTCGCCAAGGAGTACGGCGGGCGCGGCATCACCGTGAACGCGGTCGCCCCCGGCTTCATCGAGTCGGACATGACGGCGGGGCTCCCGGAGGACGTGCAGAAGACGTACCTGGGCGGCATCCCGCTCGGTCGCTTCGGCCAGCCGGGGGAGGTCGCCGCGCTCGTGGCGTTCCTGGCCTCGGACGCCGCCGGGTACATCACGGGGCAGGTCATCGGGGTGGACGGGGGGCTATACCCGCACTGA
- a CDS encoding DinB family protein: MTTLQAQSAYTREELLQALAQMQGEVVTYLRKLPAEDFTRGSAQDWSPAHHLHHLTLSNAPVAQALQIPRDRLGRRGVGRASRSYLDIRDQYRDALAGGAKASGRYVPDPQGDQATLVEEYAQATAAVRTALAGWTEADLDRFALTHPVLGELSVREMLLFTLYHNRHHLGGVKTRLEQA, encoded by the coding sequence ATGACCACGCTGCAAGCTCAATCTGCCTACACCCGCGAAGAACTCCTCCAGGCGCTCGCCCAGATGCAGGGGGAGGTGGTGACCTATCTGCGCAAGCTGCCCGCCGAGGACTTCACGCGCGGCTCGGCCCAGGACTGGTCCCCGGCCCACCACCTCCACCACCTGACGCTCTCGAACGCGCCGGTCGCCCAGGCCCTCCAGATTCCGCGGGACCGTCTCGGGCGGCGGGGGGTGGGGCGGGCCTCGCGGTCCTACCTCGACATCCGCGACCAGTACCGCGACGCGCTGGCGGGCGGGGCCAAGGCGTCGGGCCGGTACGTGCCCGATCCCCAGGGCGATCAGGCCACCCTCGTCGAGGAGTACGCGCAGGCCACCGCCGCCGTCCGCACGGCGCTGGCGGGCTGGACCGAGGCCGACCTCGACCGCTTCGCGCTGACACACCCCGTGCTGGGCGAACTCAGCGTGCGGGAGATGCTGCTCTTCACCCTCTACCACAACCGCCACCATCTCGGCGGCGTGAAGACCCGTCTGGAGCAGGCATGA
- the fabD gene encoding ACP S-malonyltransferase produces the protein MTIAALFPGQGSHAVGMGADLTAAFPEAEAVYAETERTLPGLRSLIETGPLEELTLTANQQPALVAASVAAYRAWQAKTGLSPAFAAGHSLGEYSALVAAGTLGLADALRLTRRRGELMQEAVPVGVGAMSAVMGDPDVVREVCAGAQGVVQPANFNAPTQTVISGEKAAVDAAAAELKGRGLKVIPLKVSAPFHCALMRPAQDALTPDLHATTFGPLAFPVLANVTAEPNEDPAALPGLLARQITGSVRWVETVRRLADLGADTFVEFGPGTVLTGLVKRILPDARTLNVGQSGDLG, from the coding sequence GTGACCATCGCCGCTCTCTTCCCAGGCCAGGGCTCGCACGCCGTCGGCATGGGAGCCGACCTCACCGCCGCCTTCCCCGAGGCCGAGGCCGTGTACGCCGAGACCGAGCGGACCCTCCCCGGCCTGCGGTCGTTGATCGAGACCGGGCCATTGGAGGAGTTGACCCTCACCGCCAACCAGCAGCCCGCGCTCGTCGCCGCGTCGGTCGCCGCCTACCGGGCGTGGCAGGCCAAAACGGGATTATCCCCGGCCTTCGCCGCCGGGCATTCGCTGGGCGAGTACAGCGCCCTCGTCGCCGCCGGAACGCTGGGGCTCGCCGACGCGCTGCGGCTGACCCGTCGGCGCGGTGAGCTGATGCAGGAGGCTGTGCCCGTCGGCGTCGGGGCGATGAGCGCCGTGATGGGCGACCCGGATGTGGTGCGCGAGGTGTGCGCGGGGGCACAGGGCGTCGTGCAGCCTGCCAACTTCAACGCGCCGACCCAGACGGTCATCTCCGGGGAGAAGGCCGCCGTGGACGCCGCCGCCGCCGAACTCAAGGGCCGGGGCCTGAAGGTCATTCCCCTCAAGGTGAGTGCGCCCTTCCACTGCGCGCTGATGCGTCCTGCGCAGGACGCCCTGACGCCCGACCTGCACGCCACCACCTTCGGCCCCCTCGCCTTCCCGGTGCTGGCGAACGTGACCGCCGAGCCGAACGAGGACCCCGCCGCCCTGCCGGGGCTGCTCGCGCGGCAGATCACGGGGAGCGTGCGCTGGGTGGAGACGGTGCGGCGGCTCGCGGACCTGGGGGCGGACACCTTCGTCGAGTTCGGCCCGGGCACGGTGCTCACGGGCCTCGTCAAACGCATTCTGCCGGACGCCCGGACCCTGAACGTGGGACAATCGGGCGATCTCGGATGA
- a CDS encoding beta-ketoacyl-ACP synthase III has protein sequence MTASPIPGTRPSLGITALGTYAPPRRVTNADFEARIDTNAEWIESRTGIRERRFAAPDEYTSDVGVGAVRDLLARDPDALLEVDAVICATVSPDALMPSTAALIAMQVGLTGAAAFDLSTACSGFVYGLSVAQGLILAGTARRGLVVGAEALSKIVDQDDRNTAILFGDGGGAAVVGPVPQGYGFQHFVLGADGAGGSSLYLRCAAPRLPGGFEMGETVGMNGREVFKFAVRVLGDSGNEVLAKTGLSSADVDWLVPHQANIRIIEAACERVGMPLSKTVVNLGRYGNTSSATVPLALREALDDGRIRDGQQLLLVAFGGGLSWAASTMKWWGGAPSLVARAEREAVGV, from the coding sequence ATGACCGCTTCCCCGATCCCCGGCACCCGCCCCAGCCTCGGCATCACGGCCCTCGGCACGTACGCGCCGCCTAGAAGGGTCACGAACGCGGACTTCGAGGCGCGGATCGACACGAACGCCGAGTGGATCGAGAGCCGCACCGGCATCCGCGAGCGCCGCTTCGCCGCTCCGGACGAGTACACCTCGGACGTGGGGGTGGGCGCCGTGCGTGACCTGCTCGCGCGTGATCCGGACGCGCTGCTCGAGGTGGACGCCGTGATCTGCGCGACGGTGAGCCCCGACGCCCTGATGCCCTCGACGGCGGCCCTCATCGCCATGCAGGTGGGCCTGACCGGGGCCGCCGCCTTCGACCTCTCGACGGCGTGCAGCGGCTTCGTGTACGGCCTGAGCGTGGCGCAGGGCCTGATCCTGGCGGGCACGGCGCGGCGGGGGCTCGTCGTGGGCGCCGAGGCCCTCTCCAAGATCGTGGACCAGGATGACCGCAACACCGCCATCCTCTTCGGGGACGGGGGCGGCGCGGCGGTCGTGGGCCCGGTGCCCCAGGGCTACGGCTTCCAGCACTTCGTGCTCGGGGCCGACGGCGCGGGCGGCTCCAGCCTCTACCTGCGCTGCGCCGCTCCCCGGTTGCCCGGCGGCTTCGAGATGGGCGAGACGGTCGGGATGAATGGCCGCGAGGTCTTCAAGTTCGCCGTGCGCGTGCTCGGCGACAGCGGCAACGAGGTCCTCGCCAAGACGGGCCTGAGCAGCGCGGACGTGGACTGGCTGGTTCCCCACCAGGCCAACATCCGCATCATCGAGGCGGCGTGCGAGCGGGTGGGGATGCCCCTGAGCAAGACGGTCGTCAACCTGGGGCGCTACGGCAACACGTCGAGCGCCACCGTGCCCCTCGCCCTGCGGGAGGCCCTCGACGACGGGCGCATCCGCGACGGCCAGCAGCTCCTCCTCGTCGCGTTCGGCGGCGGCCTGAGTTGGGCGGCCTCGACGATGAAGTGGTGGGGCGGGGCCCCCAGCCTCGTGGCGCGGGCGGAGCGCGAAGCGGTGGGCGTGTGA
- the tig gene encoding trigger factor — protein MAELISREGNKVQFRVAVPAAEVNRAYEQVWAGLARDVRVPGFRPGKAPRKVLENRVGKGYVEQEVRERLLQAHYPQAARELGLNLVDAQINPGALTSGQGFDFTVNGETYPEVTLGDWRGVQLTAASPEITDEVLGRTLADLQERNATFQAAERPIEATDQVTIEELGEEGGTYPVYLDVAEPHVRDALIGKNVGDEVEITVPAHSHGDHEHPEHTVRVRVQGVQTKQLQALDDDFAKSLNFDSLDRLRTDLRAELERRARQEGDAARREEFVTGLVEGMGAEIPRALIDRRREAMLEEIQDDLGRQGVKWAEYETFMQEQGKLDEFMADLTKNAEARVRRDLALEQLADDLKVQVTQAEFDASLNALAQSNGLTLQQLRTQLGPNGLNGYLVSLTREKGLQQALAGLASAQTQTATTTGEGAQTEEASPSGDETDAAQDGVQAQSAGQTTQEADSSDAAESAPVGAQEMVVEQPEATTDEQSLTAQTGAQDATDEPQTGDQPQEQRTE, from the coding sequence ATGGCAGAGCTGATCAGTCGTGAAGGCAACAAGGTGCAATTCCGGGTCGCGGTGCCCGCCGCCGAGGTGAACCGCGCCTACGAGCAGGTCTGGGCGGGACTCGCGCGCGACGTGCGCGTGCCCGGCTTCCGGCCCGGCAAGGCGCCGCGCAAGGTGCTCGAAAACCGCGTGGGCAAGGGCTATGTCGAGCAGGAGGTCCGTGAGCGCCTCCTCCAGGCCCACTACCCGCAGGCCGCCCGCGAACTCGGGCTCAACCTCGTGGACGCGCAGATCAATCCGGGCGCGCTGACGAGCGGGCAGGGCTTCGACTTCACGGTGAACGGCGAGACGTACCCGGAAGTCACCCTGGGCGACTGGAGGGGCGTGCAGCTCACGGCGGCTTCCCCCGAGATCACCGACGAGGTGCTGGGCCGCACGCTGGCCGACCTCCAGGAGCGCAACGCGACCTTCCAGGCCGCCGAGCGTCCCATCGAGGCGACCGATCAGGTGACCATCGAGGAACTCGGCGAGGAGGGCGGCACCTACCCCGTCTACCTCGACGTGGCCGAGCCGCACGTGCGCGACGCATTGATCGGCAAGAACGTGGGCGACGAGGTGGAGATCACCGTCCCCGCCCATAGCCACGGCGACCACGAGCACCCCGAGCACACCGTCCGGGTGCGGGTGCAGGGCGTGCAGACCAAGCAGCTTCAAGCTCTCGACGACGACTTCGCCAAGAGCCTGAACTTCGACTCGCTGGACCGCCTGCGCACCGACCTGCGCGCCGAACTGGAGCGCCGCGCCCGCCAGGAGGGCGACGCCGCCCGCCGCGAGGAGTTCGTGACGGGGCTCGTGGAGGGGATGGGGGCCGAGATTCCCCGCGCGCTGATCGACCGCCGCCGCGAGGCGATGCTCGAGGAGATTCAGGACGACCTGGGCCGCCAGGGCGTGAAGTGGGCCGAGTACGAGACCTTCATGCAGGAGCAGGGCAAGCTCGACGAATTCATGGCCGACCTGACGAAGAACGCCGAGGCCCGCGTCCGCCGTGACCTCGCGCTGGAGCAGCTCGCCGACGACCTGAAGGTGCAGGTCACCCAGGCCGAGTTCGACGCGTCCCTGAACGCGCTGGCCCAGAGCAACGGCCTGACCCTTCAGCAGCTTCGCACCCAGCTCGGGCCGAACGGCCTGAACGGCTACCTCGTCAGCCTGACCCGCGAGAAGGGCCTCCAGCAGGCCCTGGCCGGGTTGGCGAGCGCGCAGACCCAGACGGCGACGACCACGGGTGAGGGTGCTCAGACTGAGGAAGCGTCCCCCAGCGGTGACGAGACCGACGCGGCCCAGGACGGTGTTCAAGCGCAGAGCGCCGGGCAGACGACCCAGGAGGCGGACAGCAGCGACGCCGCCGAGTCGGCCCCGGTCGGTGCGCAGGAAATGGTGGTCGAGCAACCGGAGGCGACGACCGATGAGCAGTCGCTCACCGCGCAGACCGGCGCCCAGGACGCTACCGATGAGCCGCAAACCGGGGACCAACCCCAGGAGCAGCGCACCGAGTAA
- a CDS encoding acyl-CoA dehydrogenase family protein has protein sequence MEFNLPEDLRDVQATVRDFMLNVVEPCAHEIEETNRVPAELMRGAADLGLFGLSIPEDYGGVGLGALGRCAVYEALGQGHMGFGGVISAHASIGTSGLVKLGSEEQKRRFLPRMASGECIAGFAITEPSSGSDAANIRTRAERKGNCYVLNGTKHYISNAPIAGVLTVIAITDPSKGTRGMSAFLVEPQSTPGVRVGKIDEKMGQKGSLSAEVIFENAEISAENLLGPEHLGYREALGILTNGRVGIAARSTGAMQRLLDLSINHAKSREQFGQPIAEFQAVQFMLAEMEVAIQTSRLLWQKVAWMVEQGQDVRRMASVAKYHATEMLSQVADKAVQVAGGMGYMKDSPVERYYRDQRLLRIYEGTSEIQKLIIARDLLA, from the coding sequence ATGGAATTCAATCTGCCCGAGGACCTGCGGGACGTGCAGGCGACCGTCCGCGACTTCATGCTCAACGTGGTCGAGCCGTGCGCCCACGAGATCGAGGAGACGAACCGCGTTCCCGCCGAGCTGATGCGCGGGGCCGCCGACCTGGGCCTCTTCGGCCTGAGCATTCCCGAGGACTACGGCGGGGTGGGGCTCGGGGCCCTGGGCCGCTGCGCCGTGTACGAGGCGCTGGGGCAGGGACACATGGGCTTCGGAGGCGTGATCAGCGCGCACGCCTCCATCGGCACGAGCGGTCTGGTCAAATTGGGCAGCGAGGAGCAGAAGCGCAGGTTCCTCCCCCGCATGGCGAGCGGCGAGTGCATCGCGGGCTTTGCTATCACCGAGCCCAGCAGTGGGTCGGACGCGGCGAACATCCGCACCCGGGCGGAGCGGAAGGGGAACTGCTACGTTCTCAACGGCACGAAGCATTACATCTCCAACGCGCCCATCGCGGGCGTGCTGACCGTCATCGCCATCACCGACCCCTCGAAGGGCACGCGCGGCATGAGTGCTTTCCTGGTCGAGCCGCAGAGCACGCCCGGTGTTCGCGTGGGCAAGATCGACGAGAAGATGGGCCAGAAGGGCTCGCTCTCCGCCGAGGTCATCTTCGAGAACGCCGAGATTTCCGCCGAGAACCTCCTCGGCCCCGAGCACCTGGGCTACCGCGAGGCGCTGGGCATCCTGACGAACGGGCGGGTGGGGATCGCCGCGCGCTCGACGGGGGCCATGCAGCGCCTCCTCGACCTCTCCATCAATCATGCCAAGAGCCGCGAGCAGTTCGGCCAGCCCATCGCCGAGTTCCAGGCGGTCCAGTTCATGCTCGCGGAGATGGAGGTCGCCATCCAGACGAGTCGCCTGCTGTGGCAAAAGGTCGCCTGGATGGTCGAGCAGGGCCAGGACGTGCGCCGCATGGCCTCGGTGGCGAAGTACCACGCGACCGAGATGCTCTCCCAGGTCGCCGACAAGGCCGTGCAGGTCGCGGGCGGCATGGGCTACATGAAGGACTCGCCCGTCGAGCGGTACTACCGCGACCAGAGGTTGCTCCGGATTTACGAGGGCACCAGCGAGATTCAGAAGCTGATCATCGCGCGCGACTTGCTGGCGTAG